In Luteitalea sp. TBR-22, one genomic interval encodes:
- a CDS encoding PP2C family serine/threonine-protein phosphatase: MRVRWAAATHPGRRRASNEDAFCARPDLGLFVVADGMGGHVAGEVASRLAVDTIEAVAERGDAAAPDDRNCTLAERRLQAGFERAARAIADQTMTNPRLRGMATTASAVLIAADATAIGHVGDSRIYLHRDGVLQQLTHDHSWVAEQVMMGLMSAAEARQHPWRNVVTRALSASDAPEVDLSPLQLLPGDRVLISSDGLHGVISEERIAVVLGAGEALERTCQQLIEDANGAGGPDNITTLILEIDVP, translated from the coding sequence ATGCGTGTGCGCTGGGCCGCAGCCACACACCCGGGCCGGCGCCGGGCTTCCAACGAGGACGCGTTCTGCGCCCGGCCTGACCTCGGCTTGTTCGTGGTCGCCGACGGCATGGGCGGCCACGTCGCGGGAGAGGTCGCCTCGCGCCTCGCCGTCGACACCATCGAGGCCGTCGCCGAGCGTGGCGACGCCGCTGCCCCCGACGACCGCAACTGCACCCTCGCCGAGCGTCGCCTGCAGGCCGGCTTCGAACGCGCCGCCAGGGCCATCGCCGACCAGACCATGACCAACCCGCGGCTGCGGGGCATGGCCACCACCGCCTCCGCGGTGCTGATCGCGGCCGACGCCACGGCCATCGGCCACGTCGGCGACAGCCGCATCTACCTCCACCGCGACGGCGTGCTGCAGCAACTGACCCACGATCACTCGTGGGTCGCCGAGCAGGTCATGATGGGCCTGATGTCGGCGGCCGAGGCGCGCCAGCATCCGTGGCGCAATGTCGTGACGCGGGCGCTCTCGGCGTCCGACGCGCCGGAGGTCGATCTCTCGCCGCTGCAGTTGCTGCCGGGGGACCGGGTCCTGATCTCCTCGGACGGCCTGCACGGCGTGATCTCCGAGGAGCGCATCGCGGTGGTGCTCGGCGCCGGCGAGGCGCTCGAGCGCACGTGCCAGCAGCTGATCGAGGACGCCAATGGCGCCGGCGGGCCCGACAACATCACCACGCTGATCCTGGAGATCGATGTTCCATAA
- a CDS encoding F0F1 ATP synthase subunit epsilon: MASQLTLSIVTPERELVRVQADEVELPGSEGYFGVLPGHTPMLATLTVGRLSYRVGQETRVLAIATGLAEVLPDAVTVLSRVAELADDIDVGRAEAARKRAEERLARNASDLDYQRARTALDKAMLRLQVASRARGK; encoded by the coding sequence ATGGCCAGCCAGCTCACGCTCAGCATCGTCACGCCCGAACGCGAACTCGTGCGCGTCCAGGCCGACGAGGTCGAGCTGCCCGGTAGCGAGGGCTATTTCGGGGTGTTGCCCGGGCACACCCCGATGCTCGCCACCCTCACCGTCGGGCGCCTGTCGTACCGGGTCGGCCAGGAGACGCGCGTCCTCGCGATCGCCACCGGCCTGGCCGAGGTCCTGCCCGATGCCGTCACGGTGCTCTCGCGCGTCGCCGAACTCGCCGACGACATCGACGTCGGCCGCGCCGAGGCGGCCCGCAAGCGCGCCGAGGAGCGCCTGGCGCGCAACGCATCCGACCTCGACTATCAACGCGCGCGCACGGCCCTCGACAAGGCGATGCTGCGCCTGCAGGTCGCCTCGCGCGCCCGGGGCAAGTGA
- the atpD gene encoding F0F1 ATP synthase subunit beta — translation MANANAEQYKVGRIVQIIGPVLDIEFEGGHLPAIYNAIRVRVPDAAGTGHTDIIAEVEQHLGEGRVRTVAMKPTDGLQRGMEALDLGVGITVPVGPATLGRVLNVLGEPVDYPDRPVVSETQWPIHRAAPTLDEQSTRLEMFETGIKVIDLLEPYLQGGKIGLFGGAGVGKTVIIQELIHNIAVKHGGVSVFAGVGERTREGNDLWLEFQESGVIDVNDASKSRAALVYGQMTEPPGARLRVALTGLTVAEYFRDAEGKDVLLFVDNIFRFTQAGSEVSALLGRMPSAVGYQPTLATEMGEMQERITSTKKGSITSVQAIYVPADDYTDPAPATTFAHLDATTNLSRDIASLGIYPAVDPLASTSRILDPRIIGEEHYEVARRVKQVLQRYKDLQDIIAILGLDELSEEDKLIVARARKIQRFLSQPFHVAEQFTGFKGKYVTIAETIKGFKELVDGKHDDVPEQAFYMVGTIEEALEKAASLKA, via the coding sequence ATGGCCAACGCCAACGCCGAGCAGTACAAGGTCGGTCGCATCGTCCAGATCATCGGACCGGTGCTCGACATCGAGTTCGAGGGCGGGCACCTGCCCGCCATCTACAACGCGATCCGCGTGCGCGTGCCCGACGCCGCCGGCACCGGGCACACCGACATCATCGCGGAGGTCGAGCAGCACCTCGGCGAGGGCCGCGTGCGCACCGTCGCGATGAAGCCGACCGACGGCCTGCAGCGCGGCATGGAAGCACTGGACCTCGGCGTCGGCATCACGGTGCCGGTCGGTCCGGCGACGCTCGGCCGCGTGCTGAACGTGCTCGGCGAGCCGGTGGACTACCCCGATCGCCCCGTCGTCTCCGAGACGCAGTGGCCGATCCACCGCGCCGCGCCGACGCTCGACGAGCAGTCCACCCGCCTCGAGATGTTCGAGACGGGCATCAAGGTCATCGACCTGCTCGAGCCGTACCTGCAGGGCGGCAAGATCGGCCTGTTCGGCGGCGCCGGCGTCGGCAAGACGGTCATCATCCAGGAGCTGATCCACAACATCGCCGTCAAGCACGGCGGCGTGTCGGTGTTCGCCGGGGTCGGCGAGCGCACCCGCGAGGGCAACGACCTGTGGCTCGAGTTCCAGGAGAGCGGCGTCATCGACGTCAACGACGCGTCCAAGTCGCGCGCCGCGCTGGTCTACGGCCAGATGACCGAGCCGCCCGGCGCCCGCCTGCGCGTCGCGCTCACCGGCCTGACCGTCGCCGAGTACTTCCGCGACGCCGAAGGCAAGGACGTGCTGCTCTTCGTCGACAACATCTTCCGCTTCACGCAGGCGGGTTCCGAGGTGTCGGCGCTGCTCGGCCGCATGCCGAGCGCGGTCGGCTACCAGCCGACGCTGGCCACCGAGATGGGCGAGATGCAGGAGCGCATCACGTCGACCAAGAAGGGCTCGATCACCTCGGTGCAGGCCATCTACGTGCCGGCCGACGACTACACGGACCCGGCGCCGGCGACCACCTTCGCGCACCTCGACGCGACCACCAACCTGTCGCGCGACATCGCGTCGCTCGGCATCTACCCGGCCGTCGACCCGCTCGCGTCCACCTCCCGCATCCTCGACCCGCGCATCATCGGCGAGGAGCACTACGAGGTCGCGCGCCGCGTCAAGCAGGTGCTGCAGCGCTACAAGGACCTGCAGGACATCATCGCCATCCTCGGCCTCGATGAACTGTCGGAGGAAGACAAGCTGATCGTGGCGCGGGCCCGCAAGATCCAGCGCTTCCTCAGCCAGCCCTTCCACGTCGCCGAGCAGTTCACCGGCTTCAAGGGCAAGTACGTGACGATCGCCGAGACCATCAAGGGCTTCAAGGAGCTCGTCGACGGCAAGCACGACGACGTGCCCGAGCAGGCGTTCTACATGGTCGGCACCATCGAGGAGGCGCTCGAGAAGGCCGCCTCCCTGAAGGCGTAA
- the atpG gene encoding ATP synthase F1 subunit gamma has product MPSLIDIRRRVRAVKSTQQITKAMKMVSASKLRRAQDRVIGARPYANQALRVMSSVARRVDPEAHPLLRESGQPGAPPLLIVISADRGLCGSFNSNVVKQASTFVQDSPDRQVAMGLIGRKARDFFKRRRMDVRYEAVNVFQQVKYSHAQDLAAMAIEQFTTGQVSSVYLVYNEFKSVMNQRVVVERLLPIPRLTPENGGVEGPLVDYLYEPSADEILSTIVPRHVEIQMYRALLESAAAEHAARMTAMDAATRNAQEMVDKLSLYMNKVRQAAITREIIEVVSGAQAL; this is encoded by the coding sequence ATGCCTTCCCTCATCGACATCCGTCGCCGGGTCCGCGCCGTCAAGTCGACGCAGCAGATCACCAAGGCCATGAAGATGGTCTCGGCGAGCAAGCTGCGCCGGGCGCAGGACCGCGTCATCGGCGCGCGCCCGTACGCCAACCAGGCGCTGCGCGTGATGAGCAGCGTGGCCAGGCGCGTCGATCCCGAGGCGCACCCGCTGCTGCGCGAGTCCGGCCAGCCCGGCGCACCGCCGCTGCTGATCGTCATCTCGGCCGACCGCGGCCTGTGCGGCAGCTTCAACAGCAACGTCGTGAAGCAGGCCTCGACCTTCGTGCAGGACTCGCCCGACCGGCAGGTGGCGATGGGGTTGATCGGCCGCAAGGCGCGCGACTTCTTCAAGCGTCGCCGCATGGACGTGCGGTACGAGGCGGTCAACGTCTTCCAGCAGGTCAAGTACTCGCACGCCCAGGACCTGGCGGCGATGGCGATCGAGCAGTTCACCACCGGCCAGGTGAGCTCGGTGTACCTCGTGTACAACGAGTTCAAGTCGGTGATGAACCAGCGGGTGGTCGTCGAGCGCCTGTTGCCGATCCCGCGGCTGACGCCGGAGAACGGCGGCGTCGAGGGCCCGCTGGTCGACTACCTGTACGAACCCTCGGCTGACGAGATCCTCTCGACGATCGTGCCGCGCCACGTGGAGATCCAGATGTACCGCGCGCTGCTCGAGTCGGCGGCCGCCGAGCACGCCGCGCGCATGACCGCGATGGATGCGGCGACGCGCAACGCGCAGGAGATGGTGGACAAGCTCTCGCTGTACATGAACAAGGTACGGCAGGCCGCCATCACGCGCGAGATCATCGAAGTGGTATCGGGCGCGCAGGCGCTCTAG
- the atpA gene encoding F0F1 ATP synthase subunit alpha, which translates to MTSIKADDISRIIREQIGGFQANVDVAEVGTVLSIGDGIARIQGVERCMAGEMLEFPHGVFGIALNLEEDSVGTVLLGDYKLIREGDQVRRTGRIISVPVGDEMLGRVVNALGQPVDGKGPIASTRFEPIERIAPGVVDRQPVREPLQTGLKAIDGMVPIGRGQRELIIGDRQTGKTAVAVDAILNQKDTGVICIYVAIGQKQSTIAQIVRTLEENDALRYTIVVAAGASDPATMLYISPYSGCAMGEYFRDSGRHALVIYDDLSKHAMAYREISLLLRRPPGREAYPGDVFYLHSRLLERAAKLNDQLGGGSLTALPIIETQAGDLSAYIPTNVISITDGQIFLESDLFHQGVRPAINVGNSVSRVGGSAQIKAMRKVAGSLRLDLAQYRALAAFAQFGSDLDKATQQQLHRGVRLVEVLKQPQYQPLTVASQVAILFVATRGMLDGVELSDIPAWEKGFHQHLATRRPGILSSIMEQKDISKEIEAELIDATEEYQKDFAARTRKPAGVA; encoded by the coding sequence ATGACTTCGATCAAAGCAGACGACATCTCCCGCATCATCCGCGAGCAGATTGGCGGCTTCCAGGCCAACGTGGACGTGGCCGAGGTCGGCACGGTGCTGTCCATCGGTGACGGCATCGCCCGCATCCAGGGCGTCGAGCGCTGCATGGCCGGCGAGATGCTCGAGTTCCCCCACGGCGTGTTCGGCATCGCGCTGAACCTCGAGGAGGACTCGGTCGGCACGGTGCTGCTCGGGGACTACAAGCTGATTCGCGAAGGCGACCAGGTGCGTCGTACGGGCCGCATCATCTCGGTGCCGGTCGGCGACGAGATGCTCGGCCGCGTCGTCAACGCGCTGGGCCAGCCAGTGGACGGCAAGGGGCCGATTGCCTCGACCCGCTTCGAGCCCATCGAGCGCATCGCCCCTGGCGTCGTGGATCGTCAGCCGGTCCGCGAGCCGCTGCAGACCGGACTGAAGGCGATCGACGGGATGGTGCCGATCGGCCGTGGCCAGCGCGAGCTGATCATCGGCGACCGCCAGACCGGCAAGACCGCCGTGGCGGTGGACGCGATCCTGAACCAGAAGGACACCGGCGTCATCTGCATCTACGTCGCGATCGGCCAGAAGCAGTCGACGATCGCGCAGATCGTCCGCACGCTCGAGGAGAACGACGCGCTGCGCTACACCATCGTCGTGGCCGCGGGGGCGTCCGACCCGGCGACGATGCTGTACATCAGCCCGTACTCGGGCTGCGCGATGGGCGAGTACTTCCGCGACAGCGGCCGCCACGCCCTGGTGATCTACGACGACCTCTCGAAGCACGCGATGGCGTACCGCGAGATCTCGTTGCTGCTGCGCCGTCCGCCGGGCCGCGAGGCGTACCCGGGCGACGTCTTCTACCTGCACTCGCGCCTGCTCGAGCGCGCGGCGAAGCTGAACGACCAGCTCGGCGGCGGCTCGCTGACCGCGCTGCCGATCATCGAGACGCAGGCCGGCGACCTCTCGGCCTACATCCCGACCAACGTCATCTCGATCACCGACGGGCAGATCTTCCTCGAGAGCGACCTGTTCCACCAGGGCGTGCGTCCGGCCATCAACGTCGGCAACTCGGTGTCGCGCGTCGGCGGCTCGGCGCAGATCAAGGCGATGCGCAAGGTGGCCGGCTCGCTGCGTCTCGACCTGGCGCAGTACCGCGCGCTGGCGGCCTTCGCGCAGTTCGGCAGCGACCTGGACAAGGCGACGCAGCAGCAGCTGCACCGCGGCGTGCGCCTCGTCGAGGTGCTCAAGCAGCCGCAGTACCAGCCGCTCACCGTGGCCAGCCAGGTGGCGATCCTGTTCGTGGCGACGCGCGGCATGCTCGACGGCGTCGAGCTCTCCGACATCCCGGCCTGGGAGAAGGGCTTCCACCAGCACCTCGCGACGCGGCGCCCCGGCATCCTGTCGAGCATCATGGAGCAGAAGGACATCAGCAAGGAGATCGAGGCCGAGCTGATCGACGCCACCGAGGAGTACCAGAAGGACTTCGCGGCGCGCACACGGAAGCCGGCGGGAGTGGCGTAG
- the atpH gene encoding ATP synthase F1 subunit delta translates to MTSLDAKRAGRALFQATQPHGTARATLDGLVEFMALLQENAELREVVTSVFVPASVKVGIIEQVADQLGTVPAARQTLLILAQMHQPAGLAGIVKELKALVHRQERRIDAEVTTAVALDEDHVARLRDALAQATGQQVSVSTRVDPAVIGGAVTRVGSVVYDGSLARQLARMKEQFVQQG, encoded by the coding sequence ATGACGTCGCTCGACGCCAAGCGGGCGGGGCGGGCGCTGTTTCAGGCCACCCAGCCGCACGGTACCGCTCGTGCCACGCTCGACGGGTTGGTCGAGTTCATGGCGCTCCTCCAGGAGAACGCCGAGTTGCGGGAGGTGGTCACGTCGGTCTTCGTGCCTGCCTCCGTCAAGGTGGGGATCATCGAGCAGGTCGCCGACCAGCTCGGCACGGTCCCGGCCGCCCGGCAGACGTTGCTGATCCTGGCCCAGATGCATCAACCGGCCGGCCTTGCGGGCATCGTCAAGGAGCTCAAGGCGCTGGTCCACCGGCAGGAGCGCCGCATCGACGCCGAGGTCACGACCGCCGTGGCCCTCGACGAGGATCACGTGGCGCGGTTGCGCGATGCGCTCGCCCAGGCAACCGGCCAGCAGGTGTCCGTCTCGACGCGCGTCGACCCTGCCGTCATCGGCGGCGCCGTCACTCGCGTGGGGAGTGTCGTGTACGACGGCAGCCTCGCCCGCCAACTCGCCCGCATGAAGGAGCAGTTCGTCCAGCAGGGCTGA
- a CDS encoding ATP synthase F0 subunit B: MGSLTMTRHEITRTGAVVLVAAALAVATPALRAQHAAAPAAPAAAQSPTPATPGHETQAPPADGHGAPAQATPATEHAPASGDHAAPAGDHGAAASHGAAEGGHGEEHGESLLVTLARIANFAILAGVLYWFGRKPLADHLAARRAQIRKDLVDAAETRQLATQRLAEIEAKLAALPAELDALRTRGAEELAAERARMRAAAEAERDRLVDQARKEIESQTRMARGQLRTYAATLAVDVAEARLRETLTPSEQVALVDEYAAQMRNVQ, translated from the coding sequence ATGGGCAGCCTCACGATGACGCGACACGAGATCACGCGGACCGGTGCGGTGGTCCTGGTGGCTGCCGCACTTGCGGTGGCGACCCCCGCGCTCCGCGCCCAGCACGCCGCAGCGCCCGCCGCCCCGGCCGCTGCGCAATCGCCGACGCCCGCGACGCCCGGTCACGAGACCCAGGCGCCGCCTGCCGACGGCCACGGCGCTCCGGCCCAGGCCACGCCAGCGACCGAGCACGCCCCGGCGTCCGGCGACCACGCGGCGCCGGCCGGCGATCACGGTGCCGCTGCCTCGCACGGCGCAGCCGAGGGCGGTCACGGTGAGGAGCACGGCGAGAGCCTGCTCGTCACGCTCGCCCGCATCGCCAATTTCGCCATCCTCGCCGGCGTCCTGTACTGGTTCGGCCGCAAGCCGCTGGCCGACCATCTCGCCGCCCGCCGCGCCCAGATCCGCAAGGACCTCGTCGACGCGGCCGAGACCCGGCAACTGGCGACGCAGCGTCTCGCCGAGATCGAGGCCAAGCTGGCGGCTCTTCCGGCGGAACTCGACGCGCTGCGGACGCGCGGCGCCGAGGAGCTCGCCGCCGAGCGCGCTCGCATGCGTGCGGCCGCCGAGGCCGAGCGCGACCGCCTGGTGGATCAGGCCCGCAAGGAGATCGAGTCGCAGACCCGGATGGCCCGCGGGCAGCTGCGGACCTACGCGGCGACCCTCGCGGTCGATGTCGCCGAGGCTCGCCTGCGCGAGACGCTGACCCCGTCGGAGCAGGTGGCGCTCGTCGATGAGTACGCCGCGCAGATGAGGAACGTGCAATGA
- a CDS encoding ATP synthase F0 subunit B — protein sequence MLPDLSVLWVIAFVLLLTVILQQLFFKPLLRVMHAREDAVQSARSLAERSAAEARRASEEFDAKTTVARAEFYRELDDMRKQGQEERAAMVGAARSQAERELEQARLTLATDAAQARTQLEQDARQLGQQLADRLAGRTR from the coding sequence GTGTTACCGGACCTGTCGGTCCTGTGGGTCATTGCGTTCGTGCTGCTGCTGACGGTCATCCTGCAGCAGCTGTTCTTCAAGCCACTCCTGCGCGTGATGCACGCGCGCGAGGACGCGGTGCAGTCGGCGCGATCCCTTGCCGAGCGCAGCGCGGCCGAGGCGCGTCGCGCCTCCGAGGAGTTCGACGCGAAGACGACGGTGGCCCGCGCGGAGTTCTACCGCGAGCTCGACGACATGCGGAAGCAGGGCCAGGAGGAGCGCGCCGCGATGGTGGGCGCCGCCCGCAGCCAGGCCGAACGCGAACTGGAACAGGCGCGCCTCACGCTCGCCACCGACGCCGCGCAGGCCCGCACGCAGCTCGAGCAGGACGCGCGACAGCTCGGTCAGCAACTGGCCGACAGGCTGGCGGGGCGCACGCGCTGA
- a CDS encoding ParB/RepB/Spo0J family partition protein codes for MAQKSERRPALGRGLSALIPEKPAAPAVAAPVPVTAAADPRQAQREIDLDLIDPNPLQPRTRFDETRLQELAESISTTGLVQPIVVRRKGERFEIVAGERRWRAAQIAGLLKLPVHVTDVSDEKLLQTALIENIQREDLNPIEEALAYRRLGEESGLTQEQIAAAVGKDRATVANHLRLLRLPDQVKARVAGGELSMGHARALLAVEDPAALIKAVDQVIAGGLSVRATEALARKLTEPVEEKPPAPVKDVHTRQAEERLRVVLGTRVTIQRKGKGGRLEIEFVNEDELIRLYELLTET; via the coding sequence GTGGCACAGAAATCCGAACGCCGCCCCGCCCTGGGGCGGGGCCTGAGCGCCCTCATCCCCGAGAAGCCCGCCGCCCCCGCGGTGGCCGCCCCCGTGCCCGTCACTGCCGCGGCCGATCCCCGGCAGGCGCAGCGCGAGATCGACCTCGATCTCATCGATCCAAACCCGCTGCAGCCCCGCACGCGCTTCGACGAGACGCGCCTGCAGGAACTCGCCGAGTCGATCAGCACCACCGGGCTCGTCCAGCCCATCGTCGTGCGCCGCAAGGGGGAGCGGTTCGAGATCGTCGCGGGCGAGCGCCGCTGGCGCGCCGCGCAGATCGCCGGCCTGCTGAAGTTGCCCGTCCACGTCACCGACGTCAGCGACGAGAAGCTCCTCCAGACCGCGCTCATCGAGAACATCCAGCGCGAGGATCTCAACCCGATCGAGGAGGCGCTCGCCTATCGGCGCCTCGGCGAGGAATCAGGGCTGACGCAGGAGCAGATCGCCGCGGCGGTGGGGAAGGACCGCGCCACCGTCGCCAACCACCTGCGCCTGCTGCGCCTCCCCGATCAGGTCAAGGCGCGGGTCGCCGGCGGCGAGCTGTCGATGGGCCACGCCCGCGCCCTCCTCGCCGTCGAGGACCCGGCCGCCCTCATCAAGGCCGTCGACCAGGTCATCGCCGGCGGCCTCTCGGTGCGCGCCACCGAGGCGCTCGCCAGGAAGCTCACCGAGCCGGTGGAGGAGAAGCCACCCGCTCCCGTCAAGGACGTCCACACCCGCCAGGCCGAGGAACGCCTCCGCGTCGTCCTCGGCACGCGCGTCACCATCCAGCGCAAGGGCAAGGGCGGACGCCTCGAGATCGAGTTCGTCAACGAGGACGAACTCATTCGCCTCTACGAACTGCTGACGGAGACGTAA
- a CDS encoding ParA family protein, with protein MSKIIAVSNQKGGVGKTTTTINLAASLAMADQRVLVVDMDPQGNLTSGLGQKSGAEHTVYEALLGDEDLPVLQTAVDKLHLVPAGRHLAAAEVELVSIEERERRLARLLEAVRQRYDFILIDTPPSLGLLTLNALVAADTVLIPLHCEYFALEGLADLMATLSRIRNGLNPALDVEGVVLTMFGDRTNLGAQVAREIREFFESKVYDTVIPRNVRLAEAPSHGLPVLLYDPRSRGAEAYVALAHELLTRNGAAPRRTAAAKA; from the coding sequence ATGAGCAAGATCATCGCGGTGTCCAACCAGAAGGGTGGCGTCGGCAAGACCACGACGACCATCAACCTCGCCGCCTCCCTGGCGATGGCCGACCAGCGCGTCCTCGTCGTCGACATGGACCCGCAGGGCAACCTCACCAGCGGCCTCGGCCAGAAGTCCGGCGCGGAACACACCGTCTACGAGGCCCTGCTGGGCGACGAGGACCTGCCGGTCCTGCAGACCGCCGTCGACAAGCTCCACCTGGTGCCCGCTGGACGACACCTGGCAGCCGCGGAAGTCGAACTGGTCTCGATCGAGGAGCGCGAGCGACGCCTGGCGCGCCTGCTCGAGGCCGTCCGTCAACGCTACGACTTCATCCTCATCGACACCCCGCCCTCGCTCGGCCTGCTCACCCTGAACGCGCTGGTCGCCGCCGACACCGTGCTGATCCCCCTGCACTGCGAGTACTTCGCGCTCGAGGGACTGGCCGACCTCATGGCGACGCTCTCCCGGATCCGCAACGGCCTCAACCCGGCGCTCGACGTCGAGGGTGTGGTCCTGACGATGTTCGGCGACCGCACCAACCTCGGCGCGCAGGTCGCTCGCGAGATCCGCGAGTTCTTCGAGTCCAAGGTGTACGACACGGTCATCCCCCGCAACGTCCGCCTCGCCGAGGCGCCGAGCCACGGGTTGCCCGTGCTGCTCTACGATCCCCGCTCCCGTGGCGCCGAAGCCTACGTGGCGCTCGCCCACGAACTCCTGACCCGTAACGGCGCGGCGCCTCGTCGCACCGCGGCCGCCAAAGCCTGA
- a CDS encoding 16S rRNA (guanine(527)-N(7))-methyltransferase RsmG: MSEHQVAQLVGYLTLLYKWNDRMNLTALDDPDLAVDRLIVEPTIAAAQIDGGARTLVDVGSGGGSPAIPLKIARPDLDLTMIEVKTRKSVFLREVARHLDLKGCVVETSRFEAVLSRHTFQGCVDVVSIRAVRADAGQLRLFGDALSPGGQQLWFLSGAQGVPDVPPPLAVERDVPLVSALQSHLVIIRKVG, from the coding sequence GTGTCAGAGCATCAGGTGGCGCAGTTGGTCGGCTACCTGACGCTGCTCTACAAGTGGAACGATCGGATGAACCTGACGGCGCTGGACGATCCCGACCTTGCCGTGGACCGGCTGATCGTGGAGCCGACGATCGCTGCGGCCCAGATCGATGGCGGCGCCCGGACGCTGGTGGACGTCGGCTCCGGCGGCGGGTCGCCTGCGATCCCACTGAAGATTGCCAGGCCGGACCTCGACTTGACGATGATCGAGGTGAAGACGCGGAAGAGCGTGTTCCTCCGCGAGGTGGCGCGTCATCTCGATCTGAAGGGGTGCGTGGTCGAGACTTCGAGGTTCGAGGCGGTGCTCTCGAGGCACACGTTCCAGGGCTGCGTCGATGTGGTGTCCATCCGCGCGGTCAGGGCCGACGCCGGACAGTTGCGTCTCTTTGGCGATGCCTTGAGCCCTGGTGGGCAGCAACTCTGGTTCCTGAGTGGCGCTCAAGGCGTGCCGGATGTGCCTCCACCGCTCGCAGTGGAACGAGATGTCCCGCTCGTCAGTGCGCTCCAGAGCCACCTCGTCATCATCCGTAAGGTGGGCTGA